One stretch of Arthrobacter polaris DNA includes these proteins:
- a CDS encoding molybdopterin-binding protein, which translates to MTLIRVSEAARFLGVSGDTVRRWLENGTLHGSKDQQGRMVVDGVELAALAKXQSALPQDPTRVGSSARNRFVGLVTTIVMDKVMAQVELQCGPFRVVSLMSSEAVRDLKLEPGSVATAVVKSTNVIIEVPGDGAH; encoded by the coding sequence ATGACTCTTATTCGCGTATCTGAAGCGGCCCGTTTTCTGGGCGTCAGCGGCGACACCGTTCGCCGTTGGCTGGAGAACGGAACGCTGCATGGCAGCAAGGACCAGCAGGGCCGCATGGTGGTTGACGGCGTTGAGTTGGCTGCGCTGGCCAAAAGNCAGTCCGCGCTGCCCCAGGATCCCACGCGCGTTGGCAGCTCGGCGCGGAACCGTTTTGTGGGGCTCGTGACCACCATTGTCATGGACAAGGTCATGGCGCAGGTTGAATTGCAGTGCGGTCCGTTCCGCGTGGTGTCCCTCATGAGCAGTGAAGCCGTCAGGGACTTGAAACTTGAACCGGGGTCGGTAGCCACCGCGGTTGTTAAATCCACCAACGTCATCATTGAAGTGCCCGGCGACGGGGCNCACTGA
- the modA gene encoding molybdate ABC transporter substrate-binding protein, with the protein MTLFNTSTHPRRLRFGTVAAGAVVLALGLLGCGPAATAPSAGPESSATENATAELSGTLNVYAAASLKKTFTELANEFEAKNPHVKVSLNFDGSSTLVTQITQGAPADVFASADSTNXEKLSDAGLAQGLPVNFASNVLTLVVPPGNPANITTFADAAKPGVKLVVCAPQVPCGAAAKADAADADLTLSPVSEELSVTSVLGKVTSGEADAGLVYVTDAITAGEKVRSIPLTLANATVNRYPIAAVSTTKVPELAQDFIALVTGSKGQMVLKNAGFGAP; encoded by the coding sequence ATGACATTGTTCAACACATCAACACACCCAAGACGGCTACGGTTTGGCACCGTTGCTGCCGGTGCGGTAGTGCTCGCATTGGGCTTGTTGGGTTGTGGACCTGCCGCGACGGCTCCCAGTGCCGGACCCGAATCAAGTGCAACAGAGAATGCCACAGCCGAGCTCTCCGGCACGTTGAATGTCTACGCGGCAGCGTCCCTGAAGAAGACGTTTACCGAACTTGCCAACGAATTTGAGGCGAAGAATCCTCACGTCAAGGTGTCGCTGAATTTTGATGGTTCATCCACCCTTGTCACCCAAATCACCCAAGGCGCCCCGGCCGATGTGTTTGCCTCAGCAGACAGCACAAACATNGAAAAGCTCAGCGATGCCGGTTTGGCNCAAGGACTCCCCGTCAATTTTGCCAGCAATGTCCTCACACTTGTGGTGCCTCCGGGCAATCCTGCCAACATCACCACTTTTGCCGATGCCGCCAAGCCCGGCGTGAAGCTGGTGGTGTGCGCACCGCAAGTTCCNTGCGGTGCCGCAGCTAAGGCGGACGCCGCCGATGCAGATCTCACACTGTCNCCCGTCAGTGAAGAACTGTCGGTGACAAGCGTCTTGGGCAAAGTCACCTCTGGTGAGGCCGACGCCGGTCTCGTCTACGTCACTGATGCGATCACTGCAGGAGAGAAAGTCCGCAGCATTCCACTGACCTTGGCCAATGCCACCGTCAACCGGTACCCGATAGCTGCCGTCAGCACCACAAAGGTGCCGGAATTGGCACAAGACTTCATCGCTCTTGTCACTGGCTCCAAGGGACAAATGGTGCTGAAGAATGCCGGTTTCGGTGCTCCCTAG
- a CDS encoding ABC transporter permease, producing MPKWIYLVAAVGALFIVLPLAGMVAQVNWGQFGDLVTSESSVAALVLSLKTATTSTALCIILXVPLALLLARAQFFGQRILRALILLPLVVPPVVGGLALLYTFGRQGLIGKSLTVAGIDIAFSTTAVIMAQTFVALPFMVLSLEGTLRTAGXKYEAVAATLGARPGTVLRRITLPLVLPGLISGAVLSFARCLGEFGATLTFAGSLQGVTRTLPLEIYLQRETDPEAAVALSFLLIAVAVLVVALTYRAPKSPLRALMSQEAAP from the coding sequence GTGCCAAAGTGGATCTACCTCGTGGCAGCGGTGGGTGCCTTGTTCATCGTGCTTCCACTGGCCGGGATGGTGGCACAGGTCAACTGGGGACAGTTCGGGGACCTTGTCACCTCGGAATCGTCTGTGGCCGCACTGGTGTTGAGCTTGAAAACAGCTACGACCAGCACAGCATTGTGTATTATTTTGNNAGTTCCGTTGGCGCTGCTGCTGGCCCGGGCGCAGTTCTTTGGACAGCGTATTTTGCGGGCCCTGATCCTGCTTCCACTCGTGGTGCCTCCGGTGGTGGGCGGTTTGGCGCTGTTGTACACCTTTGGCCGCCAGGGCTTGATTGGCAAGTCGCTGACCGTGGCGGGCATCGACATTGCGTTTTCGACCACAGCTGTCATCATGGCACAGACCTTTGTGGCATTGCCATTTATGGTTCTCAGCCTAGAAGGCACGCTGCGAACGGCCGGACANAAGTACGAGGCCGTTGCCGCCACCCTCGGTGCGCGCCCCGGCACAGTGCTGCGCCGGATCACGCTTCCACTAGTGCTGCCCGGGCTTATTTCNGGGGCCGTCTTGTCCTTCGCCCGGTGTCTGGGCGAATTTGGCGCCACGCTGACATTTGCTGGCAGCTTGCAGGGTGTCACCCGGACCCTGCCGCTGGAAATCTACTTGCAGCGTGAAACCGACCCCGAGGCCGCCGTGGCCCTGTCATTTCTGCTCATCGCCGTCGCCGTGCTGGTGGTGGCCCTGACGTACCGGGCACCGAAGTCCCCGCTGCGAGCACTCATGTCGCAGGAAGCGGCACCATGA
- a CDS encoding sulfate/molybdate ABC transporter ATP-binding protein, translating into MKLELTLDAGETLAIMGPNGAGKSSVVQMLAGLLKPDSGSAVLQGRALLHPLPGTQWLPPHERGLGVLAQDPLLFPHLNVLENVAFGPRSQGRGKADSRASAAHWLQEVDASDLADRXSSQLSGGQAQRVALARALATEPELLLLDEPMAALDVNSAPFLRSLLKRVLAGRSAIIVTHSVLDALLLADRIMVIDGGRIVESGPTATVLAHPRSAFAASLAGLNVLQGVLEADSLLMGDGGRVTGRRIRAFAEAPQAVGVLEGLAAFAPSAVSVFLTPPQGSPRNCFKVQVQELEPQGGHIRVKAGRLAADVSSAAVAELGLVPGSVVYFVIKAAEVVLYPA; encoded by the coding sequence GTGAAGCTGGAGCTGACGCTGGACGCCGGGGAAACACTCGCCATCATGGGGCCCAACGGTGCAGGGAAGTCCTCCGTGGTGCAAATGTTGGCGGGCTTGCTGAAGCCCGATTCCGGCAGCGCGGTTCTGCAGGGCCGCGCCCTNCTTCACCCTCTCCCCGGCACTCAGTGGCTACCACCGCATGAGCGCGGGCTCGGTGTCCTGGCCCAGGATCCGCTGCTATTCCCGCATCTGAACGTGCTGGAGAACGTGGCCTTTGGGCCGCGCAGCCAGGGCCGGGGCAAGGCGGACAGCCGCGCCTCCGCCGCCCATTGGCTGCAGGAAGTGGATGCCTCGGACCTGGCTGACAGGNNCTCCTCCCAGCTTTCCGGCGGGCAGGCCCAGCGCGTGGCACTCGCCAGAGCCTTGGCCACCGAGCCGGAATTATTGCTGCTCGATGAACCCATGGCAGCCCTGGACGTGAACAGTGCACCGTTTCTGCGCAGCCTCCTCAAGCGTGTGCTGGCGGGGCGCAGCGCCATCATCGTCACCCACAGTGTCCTGGATGCCCTGCTGCTTGCGGACCGCATCATGGTGATCGACGGAGGACGGATCGTTGAATCCGGACCCACGGCAACTGTGCTGGCCCATCCGCGCAGCGCCTTCGCCGCGTCCTTGGCAGGGCTGAACGTCCTCCAGGGTGTCCTGGAGGCAGACTCCCTGCTCATGGGCGACGGCGGACGGGTCACCGGCCGCCGCATCCGCGCGTTCGCTGAAGCACCTCAAGCGGTAGGTGTACTGGAAGGCCTGGCTGCGTTTGCGCCGTCGGCCGTGTCAGTGTTCTTGACACCACCCCAGGGCAGTCCACGCAACTGCTTCAAAGTTCAGGTTCAGGAATTGGAACCACAGGGCGGGCACATCCGGGTCAAGGCCGGACGCTTAGCAGCGGATGTCTCCTCCGCGGCTGTCGCCGAGCTGGGCCTAGTGCCGGGTTCCGTTGTGTACTTTGTGATCAAGGCCGCAGAGGTAGTGCTTTACCCTGCCTAA